The Sylvia atricapilla isolate bSylAtr1 chromosome 13, bSylAtr1.pri, whole genome shotgun sequence genome includes a region encoding these proteins:
- the AP3B2 gene encoding AP-3 complex subunit beta-2 isoform X4: MGIDFCDSTQAANFQLCTHTRQFYVSIQPPVGELMAPVFMSENEFKKEQGKLMGMSEITEKLTLPEKCRSDHTIVQQVTSAANVGRVPCGASNEYRFAAKTVTSGSLVLITLERREGSTAQLTINSEKMVIGTMLVKDIIQALAQ, translated from the exons ATGGGCATCGACTTCTGTGACTCCACCCAGGCGGCAAACTTCCAGCTGTG CACCCACACACGCCAGTTCTACGTCTCCATCCAGCCACCTGTGGGGGAGCTCATGGCCCCTGTCTTCATGAGTGAGAATGAGTTCAAGAAGGAGCAGG GGAAGTTGATGGGCATGAGCGAGATCACAGAGAAGCTGACGCTGCCTGAGAAATGCCGAAGTGACCACACCATTGTCCagcaagtgacctcagctgccaACGTGGGCCGTGTGCCCTGCGGTGCCAGCAATGAGTACAG GTTTGCAGCCAAGACGGTGACAAGCGGGAGCCTGGTGCTCATCACCCTGGAGCGGCGCGAGGGCTCCACGGCCCAGCTGACCATCAACAGTGAGAAGATGGTCATTGGCACCATGCTGGTGAAGGACATCAtccaggccctggcacagtga